The following proteins come from a genomic window of Lolium rigidum isolate FL_2022 chromosome 5, APGP_CSIRO_Lrig_0.1, whole genome shotgun sequence:
- the LOC124652302 gene encoding uncharacterized protein LOC124652302 has protein sequence MATSASTSGEWLTGALQELRGRTGGGLELDGDLISGLVSFCELAPPPDAADYLANIVGVEAAQDLIQEYLQRRGYIDPSKGTGSSQFSSLQPYVKPSADAETAQTKKQTRTLKDQASSSSQSSKSQSDSAEPQAASRRGPKKKGGKAISLAEAAKGSIVFKQGKPCSCQARQHNLISNCLSCGKIVCEQEGEGPCSFCGALVLMEGSTYAGLTDAGVPSSETEAAAEAYAKRLVDYDRNSAARTKVYDDQSDYFEMEGNSWLSSKEKSDLKKVHDEAEDAAEKQKGKVTVTFDLVGRKVILNNDEAAEAESGQGIMRPLEQKHQVQRIQPSPTTREQPFFIETGPVKPRTDRVKQNKKLTKNGLCLEVTGRVQHDDKDPQSFLGGKMKKGDHIAYSSFGQAREGDDYECSLDFD, from the exons atggcgacgtcGGCGAGCACGTCCGGCGAGTGGCTGACGGGCGCGCTGCAGGAACTTAGGGGCCGGACGGGGGGCGGTCTCGAGCTCGACGGAGACCTCATCTCGGGCCTCGTCTCCTTCTGCGAGCTCGCGCCTCCGCCCGACGCCGCCGACTACCTCGCG AATATTGTTGGAGTAGAAGCTGCGCAGGACCTCATTCAGGAGTACTTGCAGAGGAGGGGCTATATTGATCCCTCAAAAGGAACTGGAAGCTCACAGTTTTCTAGCCTCCAGCCTTATGTGAAGCCATCTGCTGATGCAGAAACTGCCCAAACAAAGAAGCAAACACGCACACTGAAAGATCAAGCATCTTCTTCAAGTCAGAGCTCCAAGAGTCAATCAGATAGTGCTGAGCCCCAGGCTGCCTCCAGGAGAGGTCCAAAAAAGAAGGGAGGAAAGGCCATCTCGCTTGCTGAGGCAGCGAAGGGTTCTATTGTCTTCAAGCAGGGGAAGCCTTGTTCATGCCAAGCACGCCAGCACAATCTTATCAGCAATTGCTTATCATGTGGCAAAATTGTGTGTGAACAAGAGGGCGAGGGACCCTGTAGTTTCTGTGGTGCACTTGTCTTAATGGAAGGCAGTACATATGCCGGTTTAACTGATGCTGGAGTTCCTAGTTCAGAAACAGAAGCTGCAGCTGAAGCTTATGCAAAGAGGCTTGTTGACTATGACAGAAACTCTGCTGCAAGGACTAAAGTTTATGATGACCAAAGTGACTATTTTGAAATGGAAGGAAATAGTTGGCTCTCATCAAAG GAAAAGTCAGACCTAAAGAAGGTGCACGATGAAGCTGAGGATGCAGCTGAAAAACAAAAAGGGAAAGTGACTGTCACGTTTGATTTGGTGGGCCGTAAG GTAATTTTGAACAACGACGAAGCTGCAGAGGCGGAATCTGGTCAGGGGATCATGAGACCATTAGAACAGAAGCATCAGGTGCAACGCATACAGCCAAGTCCCACGACCAGAGAGCAGCCATTTTTCATCGAAACAGGACCAGTGAAGCCAAGAACTGACAGAGTAAAACAGAACAAGAAACTCACGAAGAATGGCTTGTGCCTAGAGGTAACTGGAAGGGTGCAGCACGACGACAAGGATCCCCAGAGCTTTCTTGGCGGCAAGATGAAGAAGGGTGATCATATTGCATACAGTTCCTTCGGTCAAGCTCGTGAAGGCGATGACTACGAATGTTCCCTTGATTTTGATTGA
- the LOC124652331 gene encoding membrane-embedded CAAX protease MroQ-like: MASTSSSPLSLLLLRPLPCKSCLLSKHRKPHPSPRTGRLAASAVAGARQWLVQPPETGRWRRSLRSGRDFACSSYNNPPPPSSSKDSDEWPILRRWDVPWGWQTLVLSVVGCGVSFALTGLVEQSALQYLGYSAAGATIDEKAGILFLGQLSVTAIVLGVIFSITNTFRPFPDDIFRYDIKEPFKLRNGWLLWAGIGLFAAVISIALVGAGITYLNGEPPEREKDSLVLLLPLIGSSTLSTAYLVGITGVLAPILEETVFRGFLMVSLTKWFPTPVCVVLSAAVFAFAHLTPDQFPQLFVLGVALGFTYAQTRNLLAPITIHAFWNSGVILLLTFLQLQGYDIKELLGAS; this comes from the exons ATGGCCTCCACGTCGTCGTCCCCGctctcccttctcctcctccggccgctcCCATGCAAATCCTGCCTCCTCTCCAAGCACAGGAAGCCACATCCCTCCCCGAGGACTGGCCGCCTGGCAGCTTCGGCGGTAGCAGGAGCTCGGCAGTGGTTGGTGCAGCCGCCGGAGACTGGCCGGTGGAGGAGGAGCTTGCGGAGCGGCCGAGACTTCGCGTGCTCATCGTACAACAATCCGCCGCCTCCGTCTTCCAGTAAG GATTCGGACGAGTGGCCCATCCTCCGCCGGTGGGATGTGCCATGGGGGTGGCAAACCCTTGTGCTCAGCGTGGTGGGCTGTGGAGTAAG CTTTGCTCTGACAGGATTGGTTGAACAGTCGGCATTGCAATACCTAGGGTATTCAGCTGCAGGGGCAACTATAGATGAGAAGGCAGGAATACTCTTTCTCGGACAACT GAGCGTGACAGCTATTGTGCTTGGTGTCATATTTAGCATCACCAATACCTTCCGGCCATTCCCTGATGATATCTTTCGTTACG ATATTAAAGAACCATTCAAGCTGCGAAATGGCTGGCTTCTATGGGCTGGTATTGGCCTCTTTGCTGCAGTCATTTCCATTGCTTTAGTTGGAGCTGGCATCACCTATCTGAATGGTGAACCTCCAGAGAGAGAG AAGGACTCACTGGTCCTTTTACTGCCGCTAATCGGCTCATCAACCCTCAG CACTGCCTATCTAGTGGGCATAACTGGAGTTCTAGCACCAATTCTGGAGGAGACTGTGTTTCGAGGATTCCTAATGGTGTCCTTGACTAAGTG GTTTCCTACTCCAGTCTGTGTGGTTCTCAGTGCTGCTGTATTTGCTTTCGCTCATTTGACACCTGATCAATTCCCACAACTGTTTGTGCTTG GTGTTGCACTAGGGTTTACTTATGCTCAAACTCGCAATCTTCTAGCTCCTATTACAATACATGCATTTTGGAACTCAGGAGTTATATTACTGCTTACCTTTCTACAG TTGCAAGGGTATGATATCAAGGAGCTCTTGGGGGCATCTTGA
- the LOC124652301 gene encoding uncharacterized protein LOC124652301 — protein MKDHLMLNVDRLMVPEPIEATGAPKSSSSRDATALLPSAAHSFFGVGDSMVPEEEPLLQMMECRICQEEDEIKNLESPCACTGSVKYAHRACVQRWCNEKGDVTCEICHEPYEHGYTAPPRPHPDETTIDISGGWTITGTAFDLRDPRILAVAQNHIMEAEYDDYSATNASTAAFCRSAALVLMALLLLRHALTLTDEDDDDTSAMFSLFLLRAAGFLLPFYIMAWAISILQRRRHRQEAAALAATEVAFILQSGQGRGVHFTIAPDSPATPQHEPQP, from the exons ATGAAGGATCACCTAATGCTCAATGTTGATCGCCTAATGGTGCCTGAACCCATTGAGGCCACTGGAGCACCCAAAAGCTCCTCATCAAGGGACGCCACTGCGCTGCTACCCTCTGCAGCACATTCCTTTTTTGGAGTTGGAGACAGCATGGTTCCTGAAGAAGAACCTCTTCTCCAGATGATGGAGTGTCGTATTTGTCAGGAGGAAGATGAAATCAAAAATCTGGAGAGCCCATGTGCCTGCACTGGCAGTGTTAAG TATGCGCATAGGGCTTGTGTACAGAGATGGTGCAATGAGAAAGGAGATGTAACCTGTGAAATCTGTCATGAG CCGTATGAACATGGCTACACTGCACCTCCCAGACCCCATCCTGATGAAACTACCATTGATATAAG TGGTGGCTGGACCATTACTGGTACAGCATTTGACTTGCGTGATCCTAGGATCCTTGCAGTAGCACAAAACCACATTATGGAAGCTGAGTATGATGATTATTCAGCTACGAATGCCAGCACTGCTGCCTTTTGCCGTTCTGCTGCTCTTGTG TTAATGGCTCTCCTATTACTGAGGCATGCATTGACTCTAACTGATGAAGACGATGACGATACTTCAGCAATGTTTTCA CTTTTCTTACTGCGTGCTGCTGGTTTCCTTCTGCCATTTTATATAATGGCTTGGGCAATTAGTATTTTGCAGCGTCGCAGACATCGACAG GAGGCAGCTGCGTTAGCAGCAACAGAGGTGGCATTCATTCTCCAGTCTGGGCAAGGACGAGGGGTGCATTTCACCATAGCACCAGATTCTCCTGCCACACCCCAGCACGAACCACAACCTTGA
- the LOC124656621 gene encoding protein FEZ-like produces MDERSDMDKSEEVLLPGFRFHPTDEELVGFYLRRKIQQKPLSIELIRQLDIYKYDPWDLPKLASSGEKEWYFYCPRDRKYRNSARPNRVTGAGFWKATGTDRPIYSSQGTKCIGLKKSLVFYKGRAAKGIKTDWMMHEFRLPSLTDPTLPKVPIDKNIPANDAWAICRIFKKPSSMAQRALSHSWGPQSIARTEPDLLSALQSIQASHFALESSSCSAEVAIPVNRFNSQHYFQGRQQQKLNSSQNGSSYKVINFNRGPPLTHLSEKGIHSNPIILPFETQTLQRSPDAVLLSIAPGIINSMNEASPDTEFEQLEQCDGYAVDWDIDTIGGTGNRDEDPYTRKPDNGYVTGNECGVPRKIKFPFDLGLDSSDDWTCNVPCESLTYPPTSPRDAQ; encoded by the exons atggatgagagaagtgatatGGACAAGTCAGAAGAGGTACTTCTGCCTggtttccgatttcatcccacagATGAAGAGCTTGTGGGTTTTTATCTCAGGAGAAAGATTCAGCAGAAACCCCTTTCAATTGAGCTCATCCGGCAGCTGGACATCTACAAGTACGACCCATGGGATCTCCCAA AACTTGCAAGTTCTGGGGAGAAAGAATGGTATTTCTACTGCCCAAGGGACCGGAAGTATCGTAATAGTGCTAGACCAAACAGAGTCACAGGAGCTGGATTCTGGAAAGCAACAGGGACAGATAGGCCAATTTACTCCTCCCAGGGAACCAAGTGTATAGGCCTGAAGAAGTCTCTTGTCTTTTATAAAGGAAGAGCAGCAAAAGGGATCAAAACTGATTGGATGATGCATGAGTTCAGGCTTCCTTCACTAACTGATCCAACACTTCCTAAAGTACCAATAGACAAAAACATTCCAGCCAAT GATGCCTGGGCTatctgtagaatatttaaaaagcCTAGTTCAATGGCACAAAGAGCACTATCTCACTCCTGGGGTCCTCAGTCAATTGCAAGGACAGAGCCAGATCTGTTATCTGCCTTGCAGTCCATACAGGCTTCGCATTTTGCTTTGGAAAGCTCCTCTTGCTCGGCAGAAGTTGCAATACCTGTGAATCGGTTTAATAGCCAACATTACTTTCAAGGACGGCAGCAGCAGAAGCTCAACAGTTCACAGAATGGCTCTTCATATAAAGTCATAAACTTCAACCGTGGTCCGCCCTTAACTCATCTATCAGAAAAAGGCATCCATAGCAATCCGATCATCTTGCCATTTGAAACACAGACCCTGCAGAGGTCACCAGATGCCGTGCTTCTCAGCATAGCCCCTGGAATAATCAATAGCATGAATGAAGCCTCACCAGATACTGAGTTCGAACAGCTTGAACAGTGCGATGGGTATGCAGTTGATTGGGATATAGACACAATTGGAGGTACTGGAAACAGGGATGAAGATCCATATACAAGAAAACCTGATAATGGATACGTTACGGGTAACGAGTGTGGAGTTCCACGAAAAATAAAATTCCCATTTGATCTGGGGCTAGATTCTTCAGATGATTGGACATGCAACGTGCCCTGTGAATCTCTCACTTATCCCCCGACCTCCCCCAGAGATGCCCAGTAG
- the LOC124654108 gene encoding uncharacterized protein LOC124654108 has protein sequence MERGSVSICLVITLLAFYFLVPSNAIPLSRVQRLVPLQHAGEVPWAEESTPKPEIDTGRVIPEDGADVISARMALETQDYAPSGPNNHHKPPGWN, from the exons ATGGAGAGAGGCTCAGTATCAATATGTCTAGTTATCACCTTGTTGGCATTCTACTTCTTGGTTCCCTCTAATGCTATACCTCTCTCAA GAGTGCAGAGGCTGGTGCCCTTGCAGCATGCCGGTGAGGTGCCATGGGCTGAAGAAAGCACTCCAAAGCCAGAG ATAGATACGGGTCGAGTGATCCCAGAGGATGGCGCGGACGTTATCAGCGCGAGGATGGCACTGGAAACGCAGGACTACGCCCCCTCGGGCCCGAACAACCACCACAAGCCACCGGGTTGGAACTGA
- the LOC124652300 gene encoding pentatricopeptide repeat-containing protein At2g36730-like translates to MATALAALIAGAATVHHIRQLHAHLLTSGRLPTLAPILLRRIISLPSPNLHLALAQRLLLSLPSPPLEHFNLLLPPLASSPEPSAAASLFLRLRRDGLRPDAHTLPHLLKALSRLAPCSLPLVASTHAEAIKDGLEYSVVYVRNALMAAYSSCGQPARAMQVFDEMPRRTVVSWNTALTACVDNDCHDRCAGLFAAMVEAGFEPDQTTFVCMLSAAAELGNLPLGKWAHGQVVARRLDMTLQLGTAAVNMYAKCGLVRYAWRLFERMPARNVRTWSAMILGFAQNGLAWEALKLFERMKGASVAPNYVTFLGLLCACSHAGLVDEGRRFFREMRHVYGIEPMMRHYSAMVDVLGRNGRLQEAYDFVMDMPVEADPVVWRTLLGACQLHSSKDCIGIVSKVQERLLELEPRRSGNYVMVANIYSDIGSWDEAAKARRVMREGGMKKMAGESCVEVGGLLHRFISGDDSCPDYHGACSTVQELNLNMRKCEPIDGILLIDSE, encoded by the coding sequence ATGGCCACTGCCCTGGCCGCTCtcatcgccggcgccgccaccgtgCACCACATACGGCAGCTCCACGCCCACCTCCTCACTTCCGGCCGCCTCCCTACTCTCGCTCccatcctcctccgccgcatcaTTTCCCTGCCCTCCCCCAACCTCCACCTTGCGCTTGCGCAGCGCCTCCTCCTGTCCCTCCCGTCTCCGCCCCTGGAGCACTTCAACCTCCTGCTCCCCCCGCTCGCCTCCTCGCCTGAACCCTCCGCCGCAGCCTCCCtcttcctccgcctccgccgcgacGGCCTTCGCCCCGACGCGCACACGCTCCCGCACCTCCTAAAGGCCCTCTCGCGCCTTGCCCCTTGCTCCCTCCCCCTCGTCGCCTCCACGCACGCTGAGGCCATCAAAGACGGCCTAGAATACTCCGTTGTCTACGTACGGAACGCCCTCATGGCCGCGTACTCATCCTGCGGCCAACCGGCGCGCGCCATgcaggtgttcgacgaaatgccgcgCCGGACCGTGGTGTCCTGGAACACGGCGCTCACCGCGTGCGTCGACAACGACTGCCACGACCGGTGCGCCGGCCTCTTCGCAGCGATGGTAGAAGCTGGGTTCGAGCCTGACCAGACAACGTTCGTGTGCATGCTGTCCGCCGCCGCGGAGCTGGGCAACTTGCCGCTCGGCAAGTGGGCGCACGGGCAGGTCGTCGCCCGGCGGCTCGACATGACGCTTCAGCTCGGCACGGCGGCGGTCAACATGTACGCGAAGTGCGGCTTGGTACGCTACGCGTGGCGCCTGTTCGAGAGGATGCCCGCACGGAATGTCCGGACCTGGAGCGCGATGATCCTGGGGTTTGCGCAGAACGGGTTAGCCTGGGAAGCGCTGAAGCTGTTCGAGAGGATGAAGGGTGCATCAGTCGCGCCCAATTACGTCACATTTCTCGGCCTGCTCTGCGCATGTAGCCATGCTGGGCTGGTCGACGAGGGGCGTCGGTTCTTCCGCGAGATGCGGCATGTGTACGGGAttgagccgatgatgagacactaCAGCGCCATGGTTGATGTCCTAGGGCGCAACGGTCGCCTCCAGGAAGCTTATGACTTTGTTATGGACATGCCTGTCGAGGCTGACCCGGTTGTCTGGAGGACATTGTTGGGCGCCTGCCAGCTGCACAGCTCCAAGGACTGCATTGGCATCGTCAGCAAGGTGCAGGAGAGGTTGCTTGAGCTGGAGCCCAGGAGAAGCGGGAACTATGTGATGGTCGCCAACATCTACTCCGACATTGGGTCGTGGGACGAGGCGGCCAAGGCGAGGAGGGTGATGAGGGAAGGAGGGATGAAGAAGATGGCAGGGGAGAGCTGCGTCGAGGTCGGGGGACTGCTGCATCGTTTCATCTCCGGGGACGATTCTTGCCCGGACTATCATGGGGCCTGTAGCACTGTCCAGGAACTCAATCTCAACATGAGAAAGTGTGAACCCATTGACGGGATTTTGCTTATTGATTCTGAATGA